In Pleurocapsa sp. PCC 7319, the following are encoded in one genomic region:
- a CDS encoding GAF domain-containing protein, with translation MTRNQDSLEIANNSSETRNLFNKSRLYSLTNVIQTIRGKTTEREILQLCVAQVYEVLKCDRVVVYSLLSESQGKIIAEALTPGFSPTIDSIIKDPCFEARYVDLYQKGRVRVIDNIYEAGMSPCYVENLEKIEVKANLVVPLNYTDNSLFGLLVTHQCSAFRQWELAEVNFAIQIAGWAMEQISYLKKYARLQTQLDQTVEWQNSLQKITHDIHRVNNCDDVLQVTVDRVREILQCDRTVIYGLYDKIVGKIVAESTLPSLKPIKERIIKDPCFEYRFIDKYRQGRTRAINNIYQADLTTCYVENLEKISVKSNLVVPINWQNGELFGLLVAHECFEFRKWQDQESNWLQKVGVQTGLALSRSRLEAELSNLKSSKNSLKAAREIIKFTKIKTQKIGESLQNFNQVLSEVNNLNRILNKEVALIAQSDFKPEKKEIKVMQILAKKMTVNVVKLKKYLDLYQTHVNHMKDILDEAVIRKLSN, from the coding sequence ATGACTCGTAACCAAGATTCTTTAGAAATTGCCAATAATTCATCAGAAACCCGTAATTTATTCAATAAAAGCCGGTTATACTCTTTAACCAATGTAATTCAAACGATACGCGGAAAAACTACAGAGAGAGAAATACTTCAACTGTGCGTGGCTCAAGTCTATGAAGTTCTAAAATGTGATCGAGTTGTAGTCTATAGTTTGCTATCCGAATCTCAAGGTAAAATCATCGCCGAAGCCTTAACACCTGGTTTTTCACCAACTATTGATTCGATTATTAAAGACCCTTGTTTTGAAGCTAGATATGTCGACCTGTATCAAAAAGGTAGAGTCAGGGTGATCGATAATATTTACGAAGCGGGGATGAGTCCTTGTTATGTGGAAAATTTAGAGAAAATAGAGGTCAAAGCCAATTTGGTTGTTCCTCTAAATTATACGGATAATTCGTTATTTGGTTTATTGGTCACACATCAATGTTCTGCATTTCGTCAATGGGAGCTAGCAGAAGTCAATTTTGCAATTCAAATTGCTGGTTGGGCTATGGAACAGATTTCGTACTTGAAAAAATATGCTCGACTTCAAACTCAATTAGATCAAACCGTAGAATGGCAAAATTCATTACAAAAAATTACTCATGATATTCATAGAGTCAATAATTGTGATGATGTTTTGCAAGTTACAGTAGATCGAGTTCGAGAAATTTTGCAATGTGATCGTACAGTTATATATGGATTGTATGACAAAATTGTGGGGAAAATTGTAGCCGAATCAACACTCCCCAGTTTAAAGCCTATTAAAGAGCGCATTATTAAAGACCCTTGTTTTGAATATCGATTTATAGATAAATATCGACAAGGTAGAACCAGAGCGATCAATAATATTTACCAAGCAGATCTGACTACTTGTTATGTAGAAAATCTCGAAAAAATATCTGTTAAATCTAATTTAGTAGTTCCTATTAATTGGCAAAATGGAGAACTTTTTGGCTTATTAGTAGCTCATGAATGTTTTGAATTTAGAAAATGGCAAGACCAAGAATCAAATTGGCTTCAAAAAGTAGGAGTTCAGACAGGATTAGCCTTGTCTAGATCAAGATTAGAAGCAGAATTAAGTAACCTAAAATCCAGTAAAAATAGTTTGAAAGCTGCTAGAGAGATTATAAAATTTACTAAAATCAAAACTCAAAAAATAGGAGAGTCACTTCAGAATTTTAATCAAGTTTTATCAGAAGTAAACAACTTAAATAGAATCTTAAATAAAGAAGTTGCTTTAATTGCTCAATCTGATTTTAAGCCAGAAAAAAAAGAAATTAAAGTCATGCAAATATTAGCCAAGAAAATGACTGTTAATGTTGTAAAACTCAAAAAGTATCTGGACTTATATCAAACACATGTTAATCACATGAAAGATATTTTAGATGAAGCTGTAATTAGAAAGTTATCTAACTAG
- a CDS encoding pentapeptide repeat-containing protein, which produces MGLEPGASLEEVNQAYKDLVFIWHPDRVPQENERLVKKSVAKIQQINEARDSLRSYHRTHKKTKINRPTTPKPYSTRSYYSDGNSAGNRETYSKRNTTQRTSETYRQRSKKTYSRPNYQQTPSREQAKPWDYRAYYSTSSNSRNSNSSGTDGYQDFRESSKNYGSNRQVESNYKRPYYKDLRGANLSRSNFKERDFSGRDLSQADLSYADLSDTFLHKIVLEEANLQGANLKGANLLQANLKKANLKEANLIGADLSGADLSEADLSGAKVGFQNKIMVKLTAVKLTGATLPDGSIHP; this is translated from the coding sequence TTGGGATTAGAACCAGGCGCATCTCTCGAAGAAGTTAATCAAGCTTATAAAGACTTGGTGTTTATTTGGCATCCTGACCGTGTTCCGCAAGAAAATGAGAGATTAGTTAAAAAATCTGTTGCCAAGATTCAACAGATCAATGAGGCGCGGGATTCTTTGCGTTCTTACCATCGTACCCATAAGAAAACTAAGATTAATCGCCCAACTACTCCTAAGCCCTATTCTACTAGATCGTATTACAGCGATGGCAATAGTGCAGGTAATCGAGAAACATACTCCAAGAGAAATACAACTCAGCGTACCAGCGAAACCTATCGTCAAAGGAGTAAAAAGACTTATTCCCGACCTAACTATCAGCAAACCCCAAGTCGCGAACAAGCTAAACCTTGGGACTATCGAGCATACTACTCCACATCAAGTAATTCCAGAAATAGTAACTCTAGTGGGACGGATGGATATCAAGATTTTCGCGAATCAAGCAAAAATTATGGTTCAAATCGTCAAGTTGAAAGTAACTATAAAAGACCATACTATAAAGATTTAAGAGGAGCAAATTTAAGTAGATCTAATTTTAAGGAAAGAGATTTTTCGGGTAGAGATTTATCCCAAGCAGATTTATCCTATGCCGACTTGAGCGATACTTTCTTGCACAAAATTGTTTTAGAAGAAGCAAATCTCCAAGGGGCTAACCTCAAAGGGGCGAATTTACTTCAGGCCAACCTAAAAAAAGCTAATCTTAAGGAAGCTAATTTAATTGGCGCAGATTTAAGTGGGGCCGACTTAAGTGAGGCAGATTTAAGTGGGGCTAAAGTTGGCTTTCAAAATAAAATAATGGTTAAACTTACTGCGGTTAAATTAACCGGTGCAACTCTACCTGATGGCTCTATTCATCCTTAA
- a CDS encoding ABC transporter permease has protein sequence MNTKKSAKYAVPKFKTILEDTLTVFDGEWLDLRARGVQIAAIGLFSPLIYIYTFGLGLGSTIDNFIKPTAGVNYLQFILPGMVALSSMTISFGGTTFSICGNRLLIKKFEELLLPVHPLALHLGKMLAGILRGVMTAISVILVAILFTGKISSFLNPLFLIILILNCAVFAGLGVIIGLRVKSLENVSLYNNFLIVPMSFLGGTFFDPSNLPATLKVVVHCLPLTYTSIGLRSAAYLPLSDFPWYCIAILLILAIALSAAGTYQFSLPIKEIKTLSN, from the coding sequence ATCAACACGAAAAAAAGTGCTAAATATGCTGTACCAAAGTTTAAAACTATTTTAGAAGACACCTTAACTGTATTTGATGGGGAATGGCTAGATTTGCGGGCTAGAGGAGTTCAAATCGCTGCTATAGGGTTATTTTCTCCCTTGATATATATTTATACTTTTGGCTTGGGTTTAGGTAGTACGATTGATAATTTCATCAAACCCACTGCAGGGGTAAATTACTTGCAATTCATCTTGCCTGGAATGGTAGCTCTCTCCTCGATGACCATTAGCTTTGGTGGTACAACCTTTTCTATTTGTGGGAATCGCCTTTTGATTAAAAAGTTTGAAGAACTATTATTACCAGTACATCCCTTAGCTTTGCATCTGGGTAAAATGCTGGCGGGAATTCTGCGGGGAGTAATGACTGCTATTTCGGTCATCTTAGTAGCGATCTTGTTCACGGGGAAAATCAGTAGCTTTCTCAATCCCTTATTCTTGATTATACTAATCCTGAATTGTGCTGTCTTTGCCGGATTAGGAGTAATTATTGGTTTAAGAGTTAAATCCCTGGAAAACGTTAGCTTATATAACAACTTTCTAATTGTTCCCATGTCCTTTTTAGGGGGAACTTTTTTTGACCCATCTAATTTACCGGCTACTTTAAAAGTAGTAGTTCACTGTTTACCTTTAACTTACACTAGTATTGGGCTGCGTTCTGCAGCTTATTTGCCTTTATCAGATTTTCCCTGGTATTGTATCGCGATCTTATTAATCTTGGCGATCGCCCTTTCCGCTGCTGGAACTTATCAATTTAGTTTACCCATCAAAGAGATTAAAACACTAAGTAATTAG
- a CDS encoding DUF3172 domain-containing protein, with translation MTRRNRDSRNRDSRNRDNYNRYDPPSYRQSNPIPPKDSPINVAKAAILASVFVVGVVVGLALNLTTSSNPTTIDSSLQIDRKAPNPEICQQFGASAIVTDMRVFLTLTPFSVYLTQPRMQPGCVLRRTNWAVLEQKKLVNSEQVRDCKRRMNTFGFIGTLEGNPKIDCVYQNDAAGNLFLAQPGSGVRPETDNF, from the coding sequence ATGACCCGCAGAAATAGAGACAGTAGAAATAGAGACAGTAGAAATAGAGATAATTACAATCGTTATGATCCTCCGAGTTATCGTCAAAGTAATCCTATTCCACCCAAGGATAGTCCGATAAATGTCGCTAAAGCAGCGATTTTAGCCAGTGTTTTTGTAGTAGGTGTAGTGGTCGGGTTGGCTTTGAATTTAACTACTAGTTCTAATCCCACCACAATCGATTCTAGCCTGCAAATTGACCGCAAAGCCCCCAATCCTGAAATTTGTCAACAGTTTGGAGCCAGTGCGATCGTTACCGATATGCGGGTATTTTTAACTTTGACTCCTTTCAGCGTCTATTTGACCCAACCCCGTATGCAGCCAGGATGCGTGCTACGCCGTACCAATTGGGCTGTTCTGGAACAAAAAAAACTAGTTAATTCTGAACAGGTGCGAGATTGTAAGAGAAGAATGAACACCTTTGGCTTTATTGGTACTTTAGAGGGCAATCCCAAAATTGACTGCGTTTATCAAAATGATGCTGCTGGTAACTTATTTTTGGCTCAGCCAGGATCTGGAGTAAGACCAGAAACAGATAATTTCTAA
- the glmS gene encoding glutamine--fructose-6-phosphate transaminase (isomerizing) produces MCGIVGYIGTQAATDILIAGLERLEYRGYDSAGVATVEADKINCVKAKGKLFNLREKLEQTENKSQIGIGHTRWATHGKPEEHNAHPHLNADMSLAVVQNGIIENYLELKSELISKGIEFRSETDTEVIPHIISIFLANSSSLLEAVQKAIARLEGAFAIAIVDANNPFELIVARQQAPLILGFGQGEFFCASDITAVLPYTRTILNLENGEIARLTPLGVEIYNFAGERISRFPRTLDWNPVQTEKQGFRHYMLKEIYEQPAVVRTCLDTYINPNWHADENPDYSPVNIGLTPNLTDDLKHIQILACGTSWHAALVGKYLLEQVSGIPTTVDYASEFRYSPKPIIPNTLTIGVTQSGETADTIAALESERARRADLEPKFQAKLLAVTNRAESSIAQICDRIIDTQAGIEIGVAATKTFVAQVMGFYFLSLDLAFRQKTISNSRIGEIIEGLRHIPSQIETILDTQAEYIEELAHDFTAETEDFIFIGRGINFPIALEGALKLKEISYIHAEAYPAGEMKHGPIALLDNKVPVVAVAMPGSVYDKVISNAQEAKARDARLIGVTTAMNATEAAHTFDDMLTVPEVDELISPVLSVIPLQMLSYHIAAIKGLDVDQPRNLAKSVTVE; encoded by the coding sequence ATGTGTGGAATTGTCGGATACATCGGTACTCAAGCAGCTACAGATATTTTAATTGCTGGTTTAGAAAGATTAGAGTATCGTGGTTACGACTCTGCGGGAGTAGCCACGGTCGAAGCAGACAAAATTAACTGTGTTAAGGCCAAAGGAAAACTATTCAACTTAAGAGAAAAACTAGAACAAACAGAAAATAAATCTCAAATTGGGATTGGACATACCCGCTGGGCAACTCATGGCAAACCTGAAGAGCATAATGCCCATCCCCATTTAAATGCAGATATGAGTCTTGCCGTAGTGCAAAACGGCATCATTGAAAATTATTTAGAATTAAAATCAGAATTAATCAGCAAAGGAATTGAATTTCGCTCTGAAACCGATACTGAAGTTATTCCTCATATAATTTCTATATTTCTGGCAAATTCTAGTTCTTTGTTAGAAGCTGTTCAAAAAGCGATCGCCAGATTAGAAGGAGCATTTGCGATCGCCATTGTCGATGCCAATAATCCTTTTGAGTTGATTGTGGCACGTCAACAAGCACCATTGATTTTAGGTTTCGGACAGGGAGAATTTTTCTGTGCCTCGGACATTACAGCAGTTTTGCCTTACACCCGGACCATTCTCAATCTAGAAAATGGTGAGATAGCCAGACTTACCCCACTGGGAGTAGAAATTTATAACTTTGCTGGCGAGCGTATTTCTCGCTTCCCCCGCACCCTAGATTGGAATCCCGTACAAACAGAAAAACAGGGTTTCCGTCACTATATGCTCAAAGAAATTTACGAGCAACCTGCGGTAGTTAGAACGTGTTTAGATACTTACATCAATCCCAACTGGCACGCAGATGAAAATCCTGATTATAGTCCTGTAAATATTGGTTTAACTCCCAATCTAACTGATGATTTAAAACATATTCAAATATTAGCTTGTGGTACAAGTTGGCACGCTGCATTAGTTGGTAAATACCTCTTAGAACAAGTCTCAGGTATTCCCACTACCGTCGATTATGCCTCTGAGTTTCGTTACTCCCCTAAACCCATAATTCCCAACACTCTTACTATTGGTGTGACCCAATCTGGAGAAACTGCAGATACCATTGCCGCCTTAGAATCAGAAAGAGCTAGACGAGCAGATTTAGAACCTAAATTCCAGGCAAAATTACTAGCTGTAACTAATCGAGCAGAAAGTTCTATTGCTCAAATATGCGATCGCATTATTGATACTCAAGCAGGTATCGAAATTGGTGTTGCAGCTACTAAAACTTTTGTAGCTCAGGTGATGGGTTTTTATTTCCTCTCTTTAGATTTAGCCTTTCGTCAAAAAACAATATCCAATAGCAGAATTGGCGAAATAATTGAAGGCTTGCGTCATATCCCCAGTCAGATTGAAACTATTCTCGATACCCAAGCAGAATATATTGAAGAATTAGCTCATGATTTTACAGCCGAAACCGAAGACTTTATTTTTATTGGCAGAGGCATCAACTTTCCCATTGCCCTTGAAGGTGCGTTAAAACTCAAAGAAATCTCTTATATCCATGCAGAAGCCTATCCCGCAGGTGAAATGAAACACGGACCGATTGCATTACTAGATAATAAAGTACCAGTAGTCGCTGTCGCTATGCCTGGGAGTGTATATGACAAAGTGATTTCTAACGCTCAAGAAGCCAAAGCTAGAGATGCTCGTTTAATTGGTGTCACTACCGCCATGAATGCTACTGAAGCAGCCCATACTTTTGATGATATGTTGACTGTACCAGAGGTAGATGAATTGATTTCTCCTGTACTCTCAGTTATTCCCTTACAAATGTTGTCTTATCATATTGCAGCGATTAAAGGGCTAGATGTAGACCAGCCTCGTAATTTAGCGAAAAGTGTGACTGTTGAGTAG
- a CDS encoding calcium-binding protein produces the protein MASLSFSPTGSQLDNDSIADLQVNPDEKFSVSFELDTSGLDNNLLFLELQGDIDITELLPIAIARTDDGIALLPDVNIVEESMGDNFASQIFTLSGLPGAAPDTIEIIIEGEYAAVADLKNDGQPDLGITVLRAIDVNGKDVTNLFQPLNQAIDIQPFPVVSIDLEPTLIIEGGDAQTVIFNLSEPAPPGGLIVDTLIIDSDTETDTIPVFEQAQNLIDAEEVVENGQAIARFIIEEGATQASLDFAAIKDGVVEGTEGFSLELLPRDGYTIDPDNNTVTSTIIDADTVPVVSIDLEPNFLIEGGEFQSLSFNLSEPAPPGGLVVDALLIDPDNDTGDVTGVPDLVQNIDNAELVVENGQLITRFTITEGATQANFGFAAVEDNRVEGNEIFSLTLLPRDGYTIDSDNSIATSVIVDADTVINGTVNDDLLNGTDRVNSIFGNTGDDAIFGNGGEDALFGEEGNDLLISAESNDFLDGGKGNDRLVANGGDDILLGNDGRDRLIGGDGLDTLTGGNDNDTLVGDKGNDILNGDRGDDRLIGIDINSNELGSNENDTLTGGSGVDTFVLGIETGVFYDDGDINSFGDSDFALITDFNAPEDSIQLFGFAEQYSLDFLPNSAGSLDAQLIYDSGIASGSELIAVIKNVTADLSLDDPAFTFV, from the coding sequence ATGGCATCTTTATCTTTTTCCCCTACTGGTTCACAATTAGATAACGACTCTATTGCTGACCTACAAGTTAATCCTGACGAAAAGTTTAGTGTGAGCTTCGAGTTAGATACTTCTGGTCTGGATAATAATTTACTATTCTTAGAACTTCAAGGAGATATCGACATCACCGAACTCCTGCCCATAGCAATTGCTAGAACTGATGATGGGATAGCTCTTTTACCCGATGTCAACATCGTGGAAGAGTCCATGGGGGACAATTTTGCTTCCCAAATTTTTACCCTCAGCGGTCTTCCTGGGGCAGCACCCGATACCATCGAAATTATCATTGAGGGAGAGTATGCTGCTGTTGCCGATCTAAAAAATGATGGTCAGCCAGACTTAGGCATTACTGTACTCAGAGCTATTGACGTTAATGGTAAAGATGTTACTAACCTATTTCAGCCTTTGAACCAAGCCATTGATATACAACCATTTCCTGTCGTCAGCATCGATCTCGAACCTACTCTAATAATAGAGGGTGGAGATGCTCAAACTGTCATTTTTAATTTGAGTGAACCCGCACCTCCTGGCGGATTGATAGTTGACACTCTAATTATCGATTCTGACACCGAAACAGATACCATACCCGTTTTCGAGCAAGCGCAAAATTTAATTGATGCGGAAGAAGTGGTAGAAAATGGTCAGGCGATCGCTCGATTTATTATAGAAGAGGGAGCAACTCAAGCTAGTCTAGATTTTGCTGCGATCAAAGATGGTGTTGTTGAGGGAACGGAAGGTTTTTCTCTTGAGCTTCTGCCAAGAGATGGTTATACGATCGACCCAGATAATAATACTGTCACTTCCACTATTATTGATGCGGATACTGTTCCTGTCGTTAGTATCGACCTGGAACCTAATTTTTTAATTGAAGGAGGAGAATTTCAAAGCCTTAGTTTTAACTTGAGTGAACCTGCACCTCCTGGCGGATTAGTAGTTGATGCTCTCTTGATCGATCCAGACAATGACACAGGAGATGTTACGGGTGTTCCTGACCTAGTTCAAAATATTGATAATGCTGAACTAGTTGTAGAAAATGGACAATTAATCACTCGATTTACTATTACAGAAGGCGCGACTCAAGCTAACTTTGGTTTTGCTGCTGTTGAAGACAATCGAGTTGAGGGCAATGAAATTTTTTCTCTAACGCTTTTGCCAAGAGATGGCTACACCATAGACTCAGACAATAGTATTGCCACTTCAGTTATTGTTGATGCTGATACTGTTATCAATGGTACTGTCAATGATGATTTACTTAATGGTACCGATCGGGTAAACTCTATCTTTGGCAATACAGGTGATGATGCTATTTTCGGCAATGGGGGAGAAGATGCTCTGTTTGGTGAAGAAGGTAACGATTTACTCATTAGTGCTGAGAGCAATGATTTTTTAGATGGCGGGAAGGGCAACGATCGACTTGTTGCTAATGGTGGAGATGATATTCTCTTAGGTAATGATGGCAGGGATAGGCTAATAGGAGGAGATGGATTAGATACTCTAACTGGAGGTAACGATAACGATACTCTAGTTGGTGATAAGGGCAACGATATTCTTAATGGCGATCGCGGAGATGACAGACTAATTGGTATAGATATCAATAGCAATGAGTTAGGTAGTAATGAAAATGATACTTTAACTGGTGGCTCAGGTGTCGATACTTTTGTTTTAGGTATTGAAACTGGTGTTTTTTATGATGATGGAGATATCAATTCCTTTGGAGATAGTGATTTTGCCCTTATTACCGATTTTAATGCTCCAGAAGATAGTATTCAATTATTTGGTTTTGCAGAGCAATATAGTTTAGATTTCCTTCCTAATAGTGCAGGTAGTTTGGATGCCCAATTAATCTACGATTCAGGGATTGCTTCGGGTTCGGAATTAATTGCTGTGATCAAAAATGTTACTGCCGATTTAAGCCTTGACGATCCTGCTTTTACCTTTGTTTAA
- a CDS encoding NAD(P)/FAD-dependent oxidoreductase, with translation MTELMNLNTPSESEQIDTNFKNSQTCLKKVGIIGAGPAGLATAIALKKQGIEVHIYDQAREFKPIGAGLTLSPNGLRSLAAIAPDVVEQLKRQGSQIKQFKVRTSKRGWTLITQSMTGDEYDQPFMAVRWFCLQEILRSQLPPDNLHLNHRLIAFEQNHQSVTLRFENDEATTVDLLIGADGIRSAVRKQLFGVEKPTYSGWMTWRGVLKYQHRLLPPHQATVFANRGKIFLLLDNGDGHISWSLEMLSETSHRSKNAKEVKERAIQELAKWHPVVQEIIDLTDANIVVERPVGNPLILPKWSNNRITLVGDAAHYMGPHLGQGTNTTFEDAWVLSACLSNYGNLEEALGYYEKNRIERTTIVQYRTLFSAAQMFNPFIRPKRFFNRSFGIVPEQAKIGQKAFSDWLYQYNLSLPINHHEK, from the coding sequence ATGACAGAACTAATGAACCTCAATACACCATCTGAGAGTGAACAAATAGATACCAACTTTAAGAACTCCCAAACCTGCCTCAAAAAAGTCGGCATCATCGGGGCGGGACCTGCTGGATTAGCCACAGCTATCGCCCTCAAAAAACAAGGTATTGAAGTCCACATTTACGATCAAGCCAGAGAATTTAAACCCATTGGTGCAGGACTTACCCTGTCTCCTAACGGATTAAGAAGTTTAGCAGCGATCGCTCCAGATGTGGTTGAGCAACTCAAACGGCAAGGTTCTCAAATTAAACAATTCAAAGTCAGAACCTCCAAAAGAGGATGGACTCTCATTACCCAAAGCATGACGGGCGACGAATACGATCAACCGTTTATGGCGGTTCGCTGGTTCTGCCTACAGGAAATTCTGAGATCCCAACTGCCCCCCGACAACCTTCATCTCAATCATCGACTAATTGCCTTTGAACAAAACCACCAGAGCGTCACGCTTCGCTTTGAAAATGACGAAGCTACAACCGTCGATCTACTTATTGGTGCAGACGGTATTCGCTCTGCTGTTCGCAAACAGTTGTTTGGGGTTGAAAAACCGACCTATAGTGGTTGGATGACCTGGCGCGGGGTGCTGAAATATCAGCATCGTTTGTTGCCCCCTCATCAAGCAACCGTTTTTGCCAATAGAGGAAAGATCTTTTTGCTTCTGGATAATGGGGATGGACATATTTCCTGGTCATTGGAGATGCTTTCTGAAACAAGTCATCGATCTAAGAATGCCAAGGAAGTAAAAGAACGAGCTATTCAAGAACTGGCAAAATGGCATCCTGTAGTACAAGAAATTATTGACCTAACGGATGCTAATATCGTCGTTGAAAGACCAGTTGGCAATCCCCTGATCTTGCCCAAATGGAGTAACAACAGGATAACTCTAGTGGGAGATGCTGCCCATTATATGGGTCCACATCTTGGACAAGGCACTAACACCACGTTTGAAGATGCGTGGGTATTGTCGGCTTGTTTATCTAATTATGGCAATCTGGAAGAGGCTTTAGGATATTACGAAAAAAATCGCATTGAGCGTACAACTATTGTGCAATATCGTACGCTGTTTTCTGCTGCTCAAATGTTCAATCCTTTCATAAGACCAAAACGGTTTTTTAATAGATCATTTGGAATAGTACCAGAACAAGCCAAAATTGGTCAAAAAGCTTTTTCAGACTGGCTTTATCAATATAATCTATCATTACCAATTAATCATCATGAAAAATAA
- a CDS encoding response regulator: MSNFEELVAFAEELIYGKSGNYLSDLQRTILFTTLKGSRKTYEQIAKECGYSPKYVKQDIAPKLWQLFSQILEQKITKSNVKAILEHQMRHQPPMVESPDPVTLSPVSSAAPKIYEKGNILLVDDQPENLKLLSDLLEEQGYEVQQAINGVVALQAIAIACPDVILLDINMPELDGYTVCQKLKANPPTQDIPVIFISAFDQAWDKVKAFSVGGSDYITKPFKTVEVLARVENQLKVRRLQLQLQEKNRQLQQALHKLEKITGTTP, encoded by the coding sequence ATGAGCAACTTTGAAGAGCTTGTAGCATTTGCTGAAGAATTAATATATGGCAAGAGCGGTAATTATTTGAGTGATTTGCAACGTACTATCTTATTTACTACTCTAAAGGGGAGTAGAAAGACTTATGAGCAAATTGCCAAGGAATGTGGCTACTCTCCTAAATATGTTAAACAAGACATTGCTCCTAAACTCTGGCAACTCTTTTCTCAAATTTTAGAGCAAAAAATTACTAAATCTAATGTTAAAGCAATACTAGAGCATCAAATGCGCCATCAGCCTCCTATGGTTGAATCCCCTGACCCTGTTACTTTATCCCCAGTTTCCTCCGCTGCCCCAAAGATTTATGAGAAAGGGAATATTCTTTTAGTGGACGACCAACCAGAAAATCTGAAACTGTTGTCGGATTTACTGGAAGAACAAGGATATGAAGTGCAACAGGCAATTAATGGTGTAGTTGCACTACAAGCGATCGCGATTGCTTGTCCTGATGTAATATTATTAGATATTAATATGCCAGAATTAGACGGCTATACTGTCTGTCAAAAACTCAAAGCTAATCCCCCAACCCAAGATATTCCAGTGATTTTTATCAGTGCCTTCGATCAAGCCTGGGATAAAGTTAAAGCTTTTTCTGTCGGAGGCAGTGACTACATTACCAAGCCCTTTAAAACAGTTGAGGTATTAGCTAGGGTGGAAAATCAATTAAAAGTTCGACGTCTGCAACTTCAGCTACAAGAGAAAAACCGTCAGTTACAGCAAGCTCTCCACAAATTAGAAAAAATTACGGGAACGACACCCTAA